From a single Sorghum bicolor cultivar BTx623 chromosome 5, Sorghum_bicolor_NCBIv3, whole genome shotgun sequence genomic region:
- the LOC110435349 gene encoding uncharacterized protein LOC110435349 yields the protein MALIKISTTRIVYLWAALFLVLGIMFATSPSCRAASLSGFNSCQENKLPQPRAEIDCRQYPICRPYGCMLACRGWGYTGVGYHCISKKNPMKDECCCDKDPRHGATPLV from the exons ATGGCACTAATCAAGATCTCTACGACAAGGATTGTGTACCTGTGGGCTGCATTGTTCTTGGTTCTTGGGATCATGTTTGCTACGTCACCCTCCTGCCGAGCTGCTAGCCTCTCAG GCTTCAATTCCTGCCAGGAAAATAAACTGCCACAACCACGAGCAGAGATAGATTGCAGGCAGTACCCAATTTGCAGACCTTATGGGTGCATGCTTGCTTGTCGAGGATGGGGCTACACTGGTGTTGGCTACCACTGCATCAGCAAGAAAAACCCGATGAAGGACGAATGCTGCTGCGACAAAGATCCAAGACATGGGGCTACACCACTAGTGTAG